The following proteins are co-located in the Solanum pennellii chromosome 1, SPENNV200 genome:
- the LOC107011202 gene encoding PRKR-interacting protein 1, translating to MSSSGRSTAVAAGDLQIVAASERQVAALPPRPPASSSTALVEYTPPAANPEEEDLEIKLRRILECVPVRVSNTSGSSAGSGSGDFHQYRQMRRREQDRLARMDVDYQRRKEVAEFNLRREEKVKAAEERTAKKRARRQKKKQRKKEKKINSGAGGEETRREESSDDDEADSDHQ from the exons ATGTCATCGTCGGGTCGATCAACGGCCGTCGCAGCCGGAGATTTACAGATTGTTGCTGCGTCGGAGAGGCAGGTGGCTGCTCTACCTCCTCGTCCTCCGGCTTCTTCTTCCACCGCTCTAGTGGAATACACGCCACCTGCGGCTAATCCTGAAGAGGAGGATCTTGAGATCAAGCTCCGGCGTATACTTGAATGTGTGCCTGTACGGGTTAGCAATACGTCTGGAAGTTCTGCTGGTTCTGGCTCGGGCGACTTTCATCAG TATCGGCAGATGAGACGGAGAGAACAAGATCGACTTGCAAGGATGGATGTTGACTACCAGAGAAGGAAAGAAGTTGCTGAATTCAACTtgagaagagaagaaaaagtaaaagcTGCGGAAGAGCGGACAGCAAAGAAACGCGCAAGGCGACAGAAGAAAAAGCAGAggaagaaggagaaaaagatTAATTCTGGTGCAGGCGGAGAAGAAACCCGTAGGGAAGAGTCATCGGATGATGACGAAGCCGACTCCGACCACCAATAA
- the LOC107031876 gene encoding protein unc-50 homolog has protein sequence MLPTTSKGLGRTSSHVRPNSVLPQYLRKIIKWQQMDIEYTFWQMLHLCTSPKVVYQHTKYHKQTKNQWARDDPAFIVICTLLLVIATLAYCAAYDHSAGHAIFVVISVLLFHFILTGATLATCCWFLTNNYLREEAPSSHAVEQRVEWLYAFDVHCNSFFPMFVLLYVIHYFLSPLLVAHGFIPVLLSNLLFMVAASYYHYLNFLGYDVLPFLERTTFFLYPIGIVIVLSPIFILIGFNPSRHFMNIYFSRVL, from the exons ATGTTGCCCACAACTTCAAAAGGTTTAGGTCGAACGAGCTCTCATGTCCGACCCAATTCAGTATTGCCTCAGTACCTTCGCAAAATTATCAAg TGGCAACAGATGGATATCGAATATACCTTTTGGCAAATGCTTCATCTATGCACCTCTCCTAAAGTAGT ATATCAGCACACAAAGTACCACAAGC aaACAAAGAACCAGTGGGCACGCGATGATCCTGCATTTATCGTCATATGTACTCTTCTGTTGGTGATTGCTACTTTAGCATACTGTGCTGC GTATGATCATAGTGCAGGACATGCTATTTTTGTAGTTATCTCAGTATtgctttttcattttatactcACCGGAGCTACTTTGGCAACATGTTGCTG GTTCCTAACCAACAATTACCTTCGAGAGGAAGCTCCAAGCAGTCATGCCGTGGAACAGCGGGTAGAATG GCTGTATGCATTTGATGTCCACTGCAACTCTTTCTTCCCTATGTTCGTTTTGCTTTATG TCATACATTATTTTCTGTCCCCGCTTTTGGTAGCTCATGGTTTCATTCCTGTGTTGCTGTCAAATTTGCTCTTCATGGTCGCAGCTTCCTACTATCATTACCTCAACTTTTTAGGTTATGATG TATTGCCTTTTTTGGAGAGGACAACATTCTTCCTATATCCAATTGGCATTGTCATCGTCCTTTCACCCATCT TTATTTTGATTGGCTTCAATCCATCGAGACACTTCATGAATATCTACTTCAGCAGAGTGTTATGA
- the LOC107008142 gene encoding probable cinnamyl alcohol dehydrogenase 1: MGSLEVEKKAIGWAARDPSGILSPYTYTLRNTGPDDVQVKILYCGLCHSDIHQVKNDLGMSNYPMVPGHEVVGEVVEVGPEVSKFKVGDIVGVGLLVGCCKTCRPCKQDIEQYCAKKIWNCNDVYTDGKPTQGGFANFMVVEQKFVVKIPDGMAPEQAAPLLCAGVTVYSPLNHFGFNQSGLRGGILGLGGVGHMGVKIAKAMGHHVTVISSSDKKRQEALDHLGADDYLVSSDNEKMQEAADSLDYIIDTVPVNHPLEPYLSLLKVDGKLILMGVINTPLQFVSPMVMLGRKSITGSFIGSMKETEEVLHFCKEKVVTSQIEMVKMDYINTAMERLEKNDVRYRFVVDVAGSKLDQ; this comes from the exons ATGGGTAGTTTGGAAGTTGAGAAAAAAGCTATTGGCTGGGCTGCAAGAGATCCTTCTGGTATACTTTCACCTTATACCTACACTCTAAG AAACACAGGGCCTGATGATGTGCAAGTCAAAATTTTGTACTGTGGACTTTGTCACAGTGATATTCACCAGGTTAAAAATGATCTTGGCATGTCCAATTACCCTATGGTTCCTGG ACATGAAGTTGTTGGAGAAGTGGTAGAGGTAGGGCCAGAGGTATCAAAATTCAAAGTGGGGGATATAGTTGGAGTTGGATTGCTTGTTGGATGTTGCAAAACTTGCAGGCCTTGTAAGCAAGACATTGAGCAATATTGTGCTAAGAAGATATGGAATTGCAATGATGTCTACACTGATGGCAAGCCAACCCAAGGTGGTTTTGCTAATTTCATGGTTGTTGAACAAAA ATTTGTGGTGAAAATTCCAGATGGTATGGCACCAGAACAAGCAGCACCACTATTATGTGCTGGTGTGACAGTGTACAGTCCATTGAACCATTTTGGTTTTAACCAAAGTGGACTAAGAGGTGGGATTTTGGGACTTGGAGGAGTTGGACACATGGGAGTAAAAATAGCAAAGGCAATGGGACATCATGTTACTGTCATTAGTTCTTCAGATAAGAAAAGACAAGAGGCATTGGACCACCTAGGAGCTGATGATTATCTTGTTAGTTCAGACAATGAAAAAATGCAAGAAGCTGCTGATTCACTTGATTATATTATTGACACTGTACCTGTTAATCATCCTCTTGAACCTTATCTATCTTTGCTTAAAGTGGATGGCAAGTTAATCTTGATGGGAGTGATCAACACTCCTTTGCAATTTGTCTCACCAATGGTTATGCTAG GGAGAAAGAGCATCACTGGAAGCTTTATTGGTAGCATGAAGGAAACAGAGGAAGTGCTACATTTTTGCAAAGAAAAAGTTGTTACTTCTCAAATTGAAATGGTGAAAATGGATTATATCAACACTGCAATGGAAAGGTTGGAGAAAAATGATGTGAGGTACAGATTTGTGGTGGATGTTGCTGGAAGCAAGCTTGACCAGTAA